CGCCAACCGCTGCATAGAACAGATTCAGGCCATCTGCATCCCGGAGGTTTTGAACGAAGGACGTTGGTCCACCGGCGAAGCTCCCCATCGTGAGGGCGAGAATCACTGCGATGAGAAAGATGCCGATCGCATAGTCCCAGTAATAAAGCTCGAAGCGGTAGTTCTTCGTGCCTTTGAACGTGTTGGCGAACGATCCCCAGCAGATGGTGCTGAGGATCGTCATGAGGAGTGCGACAGCAAAGGTCGAGGGAACGAACATGTATACCGCAAGCTCCAGAGTGCGTAAAGGTTCGCGTCAATGAGAAGCTGCCATTATGCCTATGCACGCGCGCGTTGACCAGAGTCTTTGCTGGTAATCTCGCGTTGAGAGTGACAAACCCACTTCGATGCGCCTCTTGTTTTCTGCCAACAGCGATGTCCCGCTCTATCGCCAACTCGTGATGCAGGTGCAGCTCGCTATCCTCAGCGGCGAGCTTCGCCCCGGCGACCGCCTGCCCAGCACGCGCGAGCTCGCGCGGCGCTTCGCCATTCACCCCAACACAGTGAGCGCGGGATATCGCGAGCTCGAAGGTGAGGGCTGGACCGAGCTGCGCCATGGCAGCGGTGTCTACGTCTGCAACCGGCGCGCGCCAGATTCTGCCGAGGCGCAGACGGACGCCCTTATCGCCGAGTTCTTCGATCGCGCGCGTGAGCTCGGCATCTCTACGTCCACGCTTCGGCGACGCATGGCCGAGTGGGTTGCGGCACCCGAGCCTGATCACTGGCTGCTGATCGACCCCGATGCCGAATTGCGGCGCATTCTGCTCACAGAGCTACGAGCCGCAACCGACCGCGAAGTGCGAGAGTGTTCCGTTGAAGACTGTAGCCCGGATGTGTTCATGCGCAGCATTGCCTGTTGCCGCCCGAGTCAGGAGTCAATAGTTCGCGCGGCCGTACCCGCAGGCATCGAGCTTGTCGTTCTCCCGATTACCTCCGCGAATCAGTGGCTGTTACCGTGGATGCCGGCGCCGAAAGGGCTCCTAATCGCCATAGCATCGCACTGGCCGGAGTTCCTCGACAAAGCCCGCACGATGCTCGCCGCCGCCGGCGTTCCAAGCGATGCACTGATCTTCTGCGACGCGCGCAAGCTGGGCTGGCAGAGAGGCATCGAGAACGCGAGCGCCATTCTCTGCGATGCATACACAGCCGCTGCCGCAAATCTGCCCAATGGACCGCGGACGATCGTCTTTCCCCTGCTTGCCGTGAATACGCGCGAGGTGCTCAAACAGCCGTGGCTGTGACACTGAGCGTGTCTTGGTTCGCATCCATTTGGATTCGGGTCAGCCTCCAGGATGGACGGATCTCTGGTGAGAGACGTCGTCGCCGTCTCCAGGTCTCAGCTTGCGAAAGACGAGCGTCGAGAGCACAGTAAGCACGCCAAGACACAGGAGGGCTTGGTGAATGCCGTGGATCATCTTCTGGGGCTGGGCGCGCGCCGCGGCAGGAACGAAGACGGCGGTCGTCAGGCCGGCGATCGCAACGCCGAAGCTGATCGAGAGCTGCTGTGCGGTACTGGCGATGGAGCTTGCCCCGCTGGTGTCCTCCTCGCCGACATCCGCATAGGTAAGCGTGTTCATACTGGTGTACTGCAGCGACGTAAGCGCGCCGTAGCAGAAGGCCAGCACAACGATGCACCATACAGGCGTGTTCAAACCGATCGCGGCAAAAAGCGCGAGCAGCACTCCGATCATGATCGTGTTGGAGATGAGCACGCCGCGATAGCCGACACGCTTCAGCAGGCGAGGCATAGCGACCTTCATGCTCATGGCCCCAACCGCCTGGGGCGTGATCAACAGGCCAGATTGAACGGGTGTAAATCCGAGCCCCACCTGATAGAGCAGCGGAAGAAGGAATGGAACGCCGCCAATGCCCAGCCGCGTGAAGAAGCTGCCGCTAACGGCAGAATGGAAGGTTCGGATGGCAAACAGGCGGAGTTGGAGCAGCGGAAACTGAAGTGTGCGGGCGTGCAGCCAGTACCCGAGCAACAGTGCGAAGGAAAGCGCGAGGAGACCCGCCATCTCGGGCACGCTCAGCGTGTGCTCGCCGAATATCTCCAGCACGTAGGAAAGAAGCGCGATGCCCGAGCCGAAGAGAATCAAACCGACGACGTCGAGCCGGTGGGGATTTGGTTCGCGAAAATCCGGAAGATGTGTGTAAACGAGGATCAGCCCGGCGATTCCGACCGGAATGTTCAGAAAGAAGATGTAGCGCCAGTGAAGATAGCCGACAATCATGCCGCCAGTGACCGGACCGAGCATCGGCGCCACCAACGCGGGAATCGAGACAAAACTCATAGCACGGAGCAGCTCGGATTTGGCAAAGGTGCGGACGAGCGTGAGGCGGCCGACAGGAACCATCATGGCTCCGCCACAGCCCTGCAGGATGCGGCAGAGAACCAGCAAATGGATGTTTGAGCAAAGACCGCAGAGCACCGAACCCAATGTGAAGAGACCGATTGCGAACGCAAAGACGCGTCGCGTTCCAAAGCGGTCTGCCATCCACCCACTGATGGGAATGAACACGGCAAGACTGAGCGTGTAACTGGCAAGCACCGCCTTCATACTGAGCGTGGTGACGTGCAGAGCTTCAGAGATGGCTGGGACCGCTGTGTTGAGAATGGTCGTGTCGAGCGACTCCATGAAGAAGGCGACAGCGACGAGCCACGGCAGGAGTCGCTTGCTGGCGTCCGAAACGGACGGCCGAACCTGAGACGCGACGGAGGGAGCGGTCGAACTCATACGGCGCAGATGTACTTCAGTAGAGATGGATGCGGTTTCGCTGGAACGCTCAAAAAAATGAAACGCCGGAGTCGTTTGACTCCGGCGTCTTGCATTTTGCGTGACTGCTTACGCAACCACTTCCAGGCCCATCGAGCGAGCAGTGCCGCGGATCGTCTTGGCCGCTGCCTCAACCGAGGCGGCGTTCATGTCCGGCATCTTCTGCTTGGCGATCTCGAGAATCTGCTTCTCCGTCACCTTGCCAACCTTGTCCTTGTTCGGTGTGCCCGAACCTTTCGGCACCCCGGCGGCCTTCAGCAGCAGCACCGGCGCCGGAGGCGTCTTGGTGATGAACGTGAAGCTGCGATCGGCGAAGACCGTGATGACCACAGGGACGGTCATGCCCGCAAGATTGGGGTCCTTGCCGGTGCGGTCGTTAAACTGTTTGCAGAACTCCATAATGTTGACCTGCGCCTGACCGAGCGCGGGGCCAACCGGCGGCGCCGGTGTTGCCTTGCCTGCCGTGATCTGGAGCTTTACGTAGCCTTGTACCTTCTTCGGTGCCATATTCTTAGTCCTTCCATATAGATGCAGACCGGATTTCCGGTGCTGCATGGATTGGTGGTTCCTGAGGAGCTAGAAGGTCCGGTGAAGCGGCCGGGCTGGAACTCCTGCGATCTGCCGTCGCGCCGCTGAGAGATTCCGTTGCGATTCTCTCAGCACCACGGTGGAACTCTGGTGCAACGC
This Acidobacteriaceae bacterium DNA region includes the following protein-coding sequences:
- a CDS encoding DHA2 family efflux MFS transporter permease subunit; translation: MSSTAPSVASQVRPSVSDASKRLLPWLVAVAFFMESLDTTILNTAVPAISEALHVTTLSMKAVLASYTLSLAVFIPISGWMADRFGTRRVFAFAIGLFTLGSVLCGLCSNIHLLVLCRILQGCGGAMMVPVGRLTLVRTFAKSELLRAMSFVSIPALVAPMLGPVTGGMIVGYLHWRYIFFLNIPVGIAGLILVYTHLPDFREPNPHRLDVVGLILFGSGIALLSYVLEIFGEHTLSVPEMAGLLALSFALLLGYWLHARTLQFPLLQLRLFAIRTFHSAVSGSFFTRLGIGGVPFLLPLLYQVGLGFTPVQSGLLITPQAVGAMSMKVAMPRLLKRVGYRGVLISNTIMIGVLLALFAAIGLNTPVWCIVVLAFCYGALTSLQYTSMNTLTYADVGEEDTSGASSIASTAQQLSISFGVAIAGLTTAVFVPAAARAQPQKMIHGIHQALLCLGVLTVLSTLVFRKLRPGDGDDVSHQRSVHPGG
- the rplK gene encoding 50S ribosomal protein L11, producing the protein MAPKKVQGYVKLQITAGKATPAPPVGPALGQAQVNIMEFCKQFNDRTGKDPNLAGMTVPVVITVFADRSFTFITKTPPAPVLLLKAAGVPKGSGTPNKDKVGKVTEKQILEIAKQKMPDMNAASVEAAAKTIRGTARSMGLEVVA
- a CDS encoding GntR family transcriptional regulator gives rise to the protein MRLLFSANSDVPLYRQLVMQVQLAILSGELRPGDRLPSTRELARRFAIHPNTVSAGYRELEGEGWTELRHGSGVYVCNRRAPDSAEAQTDALIAEFFDRARELGISTSTLRRRMAEWVAAPEPDHWLLIDPDAELRRILLTELRAATDREVRECSVEDCSPDVFMRSIACCRPSQESIVRAAVPAGIELVVLPITSANQWLLPWMPAPKGLLIAIASHWPEFLDKARTMLAAAGVPSDALIFCDARKLGWQRGIENASAILCDAYTAAAANLPNGPRTIVFPLLAVNTREVLKQPWL